A window of Acidobacteriota bacterium genomic DNA:
AGATATTGAGATTGGGCGACCAGAAATCGAGTCCTCCCATGATGCCAGTGTGCCCCTCACGCGCGTTCTGCACGTGCTTGATGCGGCCCTCGATGCCAATCTGCCCGGCCATCGTGTGAATACCCGGGGCGTCGAAGGTGGCGGCAAGCCCTATGGGTTCCGGATACTCCGTGACGCGCTCGTTGATCACGCCGTGAAGGGCCTCGCTCCACCATTGATAGGCAGGGATCTTTAGCCGAGCAACGGCCGCGGAGTTGTTCTGCATCTGCGAAGCTTTCTCCGCGAGCGTCATGCGGTGTACCAGGTCGGAGGCGCGCTGTTCTGGCGAAAGCTTCGGATTCATGTACGGAAGGTTGGAACTGTCTTGTGCGATCGAGGTGGAGGTAAGGAACGCGATGCAGGTGGTTAGGACGGCTAGTATGAACTTCCCCAAATGGTTCATCTCTTCTCCCGGAAGGTATTCAACTGCTCTTATTTGCAACCTGCTTGAAAGCACAGACTCTTGCTGAAGAAAGGCATTACGTGATTCTGAAAACGATCGGCGACTCTGCTGGTGTGCGTGCCGGAGTAGACCTCAAAGCTGTTCGCAATCCCGTACTTGTCGAGAACGTTGTGCAGCTTCTCCGTGTCCACGCGTAAGCGATCTTGGTCGCCGACATCGATCGCAATAGCGCGATACGTGCGCAGATTCCCTATGTATTGATCGATAAAAGCTAACGGCGCATTTGCGGTCCACTTGGCGAGTACATCCGGTTGAGCCTCGCCATTTTTCGTTGGTAAGTCCAGATAGAGCGGAGGGTTCTTTGGATCGGGCGACCACGCCGCTGCACTCGCGAGTTGCGCGCGGGCAAAGAACTGCAGCTTGGCCGAGTCTTCCGGAGTCTTCACCGCCTCCAGGGCCTTTTCGATTTCCGGGTTTGCCCGTGCAGCCGCGCGAGGCGACAAACAACATGGGCTCATGATGTAGAGGCTCCCAAAGACGTCGGCGTGCTTCATACCGATGCGGGTCGCGCCGTATCCCCCCATGGAATGACCAACCAATCCGCGGCTCTCCCGGTTTGAAAGGGTCCTGTAATGGGAATCGATGTATGCCACTAGGTCGTGGGCAATGAACTGCTCGAAGTCCCCGGTAGTTACTGAGCTTGAATACATGGATCCATTGTGGATCGTCTTTGAATCAGGCAGGACCACGATCATCTCATTGGCGCCCTGCGCAAAAGCGCCTTCTATGGTCTGTGGCACCTGGATCTCCTTACTCCACTGCTCCGCACCGATCGAATAACCGTGCAAGGCATATACAACGGGATATCGTCGCAATTTTTCCTTCGCGTAGCCGGGAGGCAGAAAGACAAACACCTTGCGATCGACCGCATTCCCCTCGAGGTTGCCTTCTAGGGCTGGCGCATGGACCTTCAGGTGTTCCACCGTCGCAGGCTTTGCACCGGGGACTAGGGGAGGAACTTCCGTCTGCACTTGTGCCGCCAGAGGAAACCACACAGATACACCTATCGCTAGAACCCCGGCATTCAGCAAACTCGTTCTCATCGTTTATCTCGTTGCAACAAGGATGGATTCTCAATGCGGCTATTCTTCGAAGGGTCGCAAAAACACAAGGACCTCGCGATCAACGGAATGCCTCCAACAGCCGAAACGACTCTGCTTACACGCCTGGCGTGTAAAGGGCCTTTCAAAAAAAGCGCGACGGAATTTCCGTCGCGCTCAAGTGCGTGGTGTCAAAAATCAGAAGCTGAACTTCGCGCCAAGCTGCAGCACACGAGGATCGTATGTTGATGTCACCTTCCCGAAGTTCGGATCAGCGGAACTTGTGTTGACCCCTAAGAATTGGGTGTGGTTGAAGGTGTTGAACGACTCGAATCGCAATTGAACTCGCGGCCCGTTTTCATGCGTCGTGAGGTCAATGTTCTTGAACAGGGACATATTGAAGTTAAGTAACCCTGGTCCCACGACTGCATCCTTTCTGGCGTTGCCGAAACCGTTGTTCGGGCCGCCATCCCACGGAGCGATGGGATTTGCGAACGAACTCTTGTCGAACCAAGCGTTCACTGTGTGAGGGTAGCGCACCGGTGCTACCTGGTTGACCCGGTTTCTACCGACACCTCCCAAGCCGAGAACGTCAGGGCCGGTGTAGGTAAGGCCAACCCCGTTGCCGCCTACAGGGACACCCGATTGTGCGACTGTTACTCCGGAGAACTCCCAGCCGCCCAGTATTCCATGCAGCAGCCTGCTTGAACTGCTACCAAAAAACGGGATGGCATAGACATAGTTCGCGTTGAAGATATGACGACGATCGAGCGCCCCCGAACCGCGATCATATGCCGGATCGAACGGATTTGAGAGTTGGTTAAGATCGTTGCTTACGTTGTCAATCTCATGAGACCAGGTATACGCCAGTTGGATGGTAAGTCCGTGGCGGTTCTCCATACGGACACCGGCCTGCAGGGAGTTGTAGGCGAAATTCGTCTGGTTCTCCTGAATCGTAATGCTGCTGAAGCCAGGAAACTGTCGATAGAGATTTGCGTTGACTGGAGGAAGAAACTTGGGTGTAGGGCAGGAGGGGTTGGGGGGGAGGCAACTCGGGTCAGGGGTTCTACCCGCCACTCCCTGGCGGTGCGTTATATCGTTCAGCGGCAGTGTGTTGATTGCCCGGTCGTCGCTTTGGTCCCATCCTCGCGAGCCGACGTATTGCAGCACGGCCACAACTGAGGTTGCCACCTGCCGCTGAATCCCAAAACTGAACATCGCGGTCCCGGGCGGACGATACTTGTATTGCAACACTTGCATTGTGGATGGGAAGGTCTG
This region includes:
- a CDS encoding esterase, whose product is MRTSLLNAGVLAIGVSVWFPLAAQVQTEVPPLVPGAKPATVEHLKVHAPALEGNLEGNAVDRKVFVFLPPGYAKEKLRRYPVVYALHGYSIGAEQWSKEIQVPQTIEGAFAQGANEMIVVLPDSKTIHNGSMYSSSVTTGDFEQFIAHDLVAYIDSHYRTLSNRESRGLVGHSMGGYGATRIGMKHADVFGSLYIMSPCCLSPRAAARANPEIEKALEAVKTPEDSAKLQFFARAQLASAAAWSPDPKNPPLYLDLPTKNGEAQPDVLAKWTANAPLAFIDQYIGNLRTYRAIAIDVGDQDRLRVDTEKLHNVLDKYGIANSFEVYSGTHTSRVADRFQNHVMPFFSKSLCFQAGCK